One stretch of Streptomyces peucetius DNA includes these proteins:
- a CDS encoding Na+/H+ antiporter subunit D — MLPVLAAGVLLFNLPRALVRAISIAVLTCVLAASIALFTVADERGPVAVHAGGWPPPLGIALVADRLSALLLMVSVLVALAVLLFAVGQGTADHRPGTAAVLHPAYLLLFGGVALAYLTADLFNLFVAFEVMLAASYVLITLDANEPRTRAGMTYTIVSLTSSLLLITVVALVYAATGTVTLAELPERLAALPGELRSALGLLMLVVFGIKAAVVPLHFWLPDSYPTAPAPITAVFAALLTKVAVYAVLRTQTMLFPRTGMWLLLAVVAIAALLVGILGALAQDDINRLLSFTLVSHIGFMLLGLALFDVAGLTGTILYVVHHIVVQATLFLVAGLVVRTAGTTALHRMDGRTAATGTAIAVLFALPALSLAGIPPLSGFVAKLALLRAAATAGTAGHVLAAAALLTSLLTLYAMARVWNTAFSGTRPAPSPPPPEGGAAAPRTVRRGTALMLAATAGMALTGVAIAAGAGPLSRVGERAAEDLLDPREYRAAVLGEEGGQR, encoded by the coding sequence ATGCTGCCGGTGCTCGCCGCCGGCGTACTCCTGTTCAACCTGCCGCGAGCCCTTGTCAGGGCGATCAGCATCGCCGTCCTGACCTGCGTGCTCGCCGCCTCCATCGCCCTGTTCACGGTTGCCGACGAGCGGGGACCCGTGGCCGTGCACGCCGGCGGCTGGCCCCCGCCCCTGGGGATCGCGCTCGTGGCCGACCGCCTGTCGGCGCTGCTGCTGATGGTCTCCGTGCTCGTGGCGCTGGCCGTGCTGCTTTTCGCCGTCGGCCAGGGCACCGCGGACCACCGTCCCGGCACGGCGGCCGTCCTGCACCCCGCGTACCTGCTGCTGTTCGGCGGCGTGGCCCTGGCCTACCTGACGGCCGACCTCTTCAACCTGTTCGTCGCCTTCGAGGTGATGCTGGCGGCCTCGTACGTGCTCATCACCCTCGACGCGAACGAGCCCCGGACACGCGCCGGCATGACGTACACCATCGTTTCTCTGACTTCCTCGCTGCTGCTCATCACGGTCGTGGCCCTGGTGTACGCCGCCACCGGAACGGTGACGCTCGCCGAGCTGCCGGAGCGTCTCGCCGCCCTGCCCGGCGAGCTGCGGAGCGCGCTGGGCCTGCTGATGCTCGTGGTCTTCGGCATCAAGGCGGCGGTCGTGCCGCTTCATTTCTGGCTCCCCGACAGCTATCCCACCGCGCCGGCGCCGATCACCGCCGTGTTCGCGGCCCTGCTGACCAAGGTCGCGGTGTACGCGGTGCTGCGCACCCAGACCATGCTCTTCCCTCGCACCGGGATGTGGCTGCTGCTCGCCGTCGTGGCGATCGCCGCCCTTCTGGTGGGCATCCTCGGCGCGCTCGCGCAGGACGACATCAACCGGCTGCTGTCCTTCACCCTGGTGAGCCACATCGGTTTCATGCTGCTGGGTCTCGCGCTGTTCGACGTTGCCGGGCTGACCGGCACCATCCTGTACGTGGTCCACCACATCGTCGTCCAGGCGACGCTGTTCCTCGTCGCCGGTCTCGTCGTACGCACAGCGGGCACGACCGCGCTGCACCGCATGGACGGCAGGACGGCGGCCACCGGCACGGCGATCGCCGTACTCTTCGCCCTTCCCGCGCTCAGCCTCGCGGGCATCCCGCCCCTGTCCGGTTTCGTGGCCAAGCTGGCCCTGCTCCGGGCGGCGGCGACGGCGGGTACCGCCGGGCACGTACTGGCGGCGGCTGCCCTGCTGACGAGCCTGCTGACGCTCTACGCCATGGCACGCGTATGGAACACGGCGTTCTCGGGTACTCGGCCCGCTCCTTCGCCGCCCCCGCCCGAGGGCGGCGCGGCAGCCCCACGGACCGTGCGGCGCGGGACGGCGCTCATGCTCGCCGCGACCGCCGGCATGGCGCTGACCGGGGTGGCGATCGCGGCCGGTGCCGGACCGCTGTCCCGCGTCGGTGAGCGGGCCGCGGAGGATCTCCTGGACCCGAGGGAGTACCGAGCCGCCGTACTGGGCGAGGAGGGAGGGCAACGGTGA
- a CDS encoding Na(+)/H(+) antiporter subunit C translates to MNTLDLTMAVVVGGLYALGFYLMLQRSLMRIVLGFLVLGHGTNLLLLVAGGGPGKPPIVGDKAVEPEEFADPLPQAMALTSIVITFGLTTFLLALAFRSWRLSGHDEVRDDVEDRRIGTVRERADDGGSDAGPSGEDDRAEDDEPGERL, encoded by the coding sequence GTGAACACACTGGACCTGACCATGGCCGTCGTGGTCGGCGGGCTGTACGCCCTCGGTTTCTACCTGATGCTGCAACGGTCGCTGATGCGGATCGTCCTCGGCTTCCTCGTCCTCGGGCACGGCACCAATCTGCTGCTCCTGGTGGCGGGAGGCGGCCCGGGGAAGCCCCCGATCGTCGGGGACAAAGCCGTGGAACCGGAGGAGTTCGCCGATCCGCTGCCGCAGGCCATGGCTCTGACCTCGATCGTCATCACCTTCGGGCTCACGACGTTCCTGCTGGCCCTGGCCTTCCGTTCCTGGCGGCTCTCCGGACACGACGAGGTGCGCGACGACGTCGAGGACCGCCGCATCGGGACCGTCCGTGAGCGGGCGGACGACGGCGGGTCGGACGCCGGTCCGTCCGGCGAGGACGACCGAGCCGAGGACGACGAACCGGGGGAGCGCCTGTGA
- a CDS encoding Na+/H+ antiporter subunit A has translation MLVLLALHAAVALVLPWWARRFTRTAWYLAAAVPLATAVWAGLHAPEVLAGGTADESWAWAPALGLVVDLRLDGLSMLMLWVVGGVGAAVLLYSRHYTQHDPGRESALLLAFAGVMTGLVLADNLFVLYVFWELTTVVSFLLIAGRGNRAERRRAAVQALLVTAGGGLAMLFGFVLLGEAAGTYRVSAIVADPPRGGAVTAAVVLVLIGAFAKSAQMPLHSWLPAAMVAPTPVSAYLHAATMVKAGVYLVARLAPGLAPAGPWRPMVFTVGLASLVLGAWCALRETDLKKLLAYGTISELGMLIALLGAGTRTAALAGAVLLLAHAAFKAALFLVTGIIDHRIGTRDIRELSGVGRRLPVLFAVAVLATASMAGLPPLIGFLGKEAAFEAFLHAPGFAAHGWLLAALVLGSALTVTYAVRFLAGAFGGASRPGDKEPRPPAAGFVAPAAVLAAAGLVGGLWASGTDRAVRPYADGYPAGPDAPYEPALWHGLTPVLGLSALAVLAGVLLHLVGQAGMSAVSGPSRAAPPQLPGEQPGYRRTLAALDEAAARLTRRTQVGSLPVYLAVILTTVVLLPGSALAAMIPRIESPPLWRAALELPLGAGVLAAAAMVLTTRYRLTGVLLVGATGYGVAGLFLVRGAPDLALTQFLVETMTLVVVVLVLRRMPARFTPGGTTGRVRTVRAAVAVAVGLFVATFALVAASARRSPSVASDYFRRADEAGAHNVVNAVIVDFRALDTLGEISVLLVTSIGVVSLVRIWNEARPSHPDSPRAPGQPDDSPRAHWDEPREKWLPGADERAGSERSVLLEVVTRLLFPSILVLSLFLLFSGHSHPGGGFAGGLVAGQAFVLRYLVGGRADPGTAAPLGAGALAGGGLVLASAVGVLPLLFGGPPLAATVVTARLPVFGKVEFATSLFFDMGVYLLVVGVTLTLLSAAGVALGRSRDTAMPGRAAAPHGPAPDGSGAGGPGGSERSDEA, from the coding sequence GTGCTGGTCCTGCTGGCGCTCCACGCGGCGGTCGCCCTGGTGCTGCCGTGGTGGGCACGCCGGTTCACCCGCACCGCCTGGTACCTCGCCGCCGCCGTGCCGCTCGCAACCGCCGTCTGGGCCGGCCTCCACGCCCCGGAGGTGCTGGCCGGCGGCACCGCCGACGAGTCCTGGGCATGGGCGCCGGCGCTGGGACTCGTCGTGGACCTGAGGCTCGACGGCCTCTCGATGCTGATGCTGTGGGTCGTCGGAGGCGTGGGAGCCGCCGTCCTCCTCTACTCCCGCCACTACACGCAACACGACCCCGGCCGGGAGTCCGCGCTGCTGCTGGCCTTCGCCGGGGTGATGACGGGTCTCGTCCTCGCCGACAACCTCTTTGTGCTGTACGTGTTCTGGGAACTCACGACCGTCGTGTCGTTCCTGCTCATCGCCGGACGCGGGAACCGGGCGGAGCGCCGCCGCGCCGCCGTGCAGGCGCTGCTCGTGACGGCCGGGGGCGGCCTCGCCATGCTGTTCGGATTCGTCCTGCTGGGCGAGGCGGCCGGTACGTACCGGGTCTCGGCGATCGTCGCGGACCCGCCGCGGGGCGGCGCGGTCACCGCCGCGGTCGTCCTGGTGCTGATCGGCGCGTTCGCCAAGTCCGCCCAGATGCCGCTGCACAGCTGGCTGCCCGCCGCGATGGTGGCGCCGACTCCCGTGAGCGCCTATCTGCACGCGGCCACCATGGTCAAGGCCGGTGTGTATCTCGTCGCCAGGCTCGCCCCCGGGCTGGCCCCCGCGGGACCCTGGCGTCCCATGGTGTTCACCGTGGGACTGGCGAGCCTGGTGCTCGGCGCGTGGTGCGCCCTGCGGGAGACCGACCTGAAGAAGCTCCTCGCCTACGGCACGATCAGCGAACTGGGCATGCTGATCGCCTTGCTGGGAGCGGGCACCCGGACCGCCGCCCTGGCGGGCGCCGTGCTGCTGCTCGCCCACGCGGCGTTCAAGGCGGCCCTGTTCCTCGTGACCGGGATCATCGATCACCGCATCGGTACGCGGGACATACGCGAACTGTCCGGCGTGGGACGCCGGCTGCCCGTGCTGTTCGCCGTCGCCGTCCTCGCGACCGCCTCCATGGCGGGACTGCCCCCGCTCATCGGCTTCCTCGGCAAGGAAGCCGCGTTCGAGGCGTTCCTCCACGCCCCCGGTTTCGCCGCGCACGGCTGGCTGCTCGCGGCACTGGTCCTCGGCTCGGCCCTGACGGTGACCTACGCCGTCCGCTTCCTCGCCGGGGCGTTCGGCGGCGCCTCCCGCCCCGGTGACAAGGAACCGCGGCCGCCCGCCGCCGGTTTCGTCGCACCCGCGGCCGTCCTGGCGGCCGCCGGACTGGTGGGCGGCCTGTGGGCGTCGGGTACGGACCGGGCGGTGCGCCCCTACGCCGACGGCTATCCGGCCGGCCCGGACGCCCCCTACGAACCGGCTCTGTGGCACGGCTTGACGCCCGTACTCGGACTGTCCGCGCTCGCGGTGCTCGCCGGTGTGCTGCTGCACCTCGTCGGCCAGGCCGGCATGTCCGCGGTCTCGGGGCCTTCCCGCGCGGCGCCCCCACAACTGCCCGGGGAGCAGCCCGGCTACCGCCGCACGCTGGCCGCGCTGGACGAGGCGGCAGCCCGGCTGACGCGCCGCACGCAGGTCGGATCGCTGCCCGTCTACCTCGCCGTCATCCTCACGACCGTGGTCCTGCTGCCCGGTTCGGCCCTGGCGGCCATGATCCCGCGCATCGAGTCACCGCCGCTGTGGCGGGCCGCCCTGGAACTGCCGCTGGGCGCGGGGGTGCTGGCCGCCGCGGCGATGGTGCTGACCACCCGGTACAGGCTCACCGGCGTCCTCCTGGTCGGTGCCACCGGTTACGGCGTGGCGGGGCTCTTCCTGGTGCGCGGCGCGCCCGACCTGGCCCTCACCCAGTTCCTCGTGGAGACCATGACGCTCGTCGTGGTGGTGCTGGTGCTGCGCCGGATGCCGGCCAGGTTCACGCCCGGCGGAACGACCGGGCGCGTCCGCACCGTACGTGCCGCCGTCGCGGTTGCCGTGGGGCTCTTCGTGGCCACGTTCGCGCTGGTCGCCGCGTCCGCCCGGCGAAGCCCCTCGGTGGCCTCCGACTATTTCCGCCGGGCGGACGAGGCCGGAGCGCACAACGTGGTCAACGCCGTCATCGTCGACTTCCGCGCCCTGGACACCCTGGGCGAGATCTCCGTGCTGCTGGTCACGTCGATCGGAGTCGTCAGTCTCGTACGGATCTGGAACGAGGCGAGGCCGTCGCACCCCGATTCCCCACGGGCGCCGGGGCAACCGGACGATTCCCCCAGGGCGCACTGGGACGAGCCGCGGGAGAAGTGGCTGCCCGGCGCGGACGAACGCGCCGGGAGCGAGCGCTCCGTACTGCTCGAGGTCGTCACCCGCCTGCTCTTCCCGTCGATCCTTGTGCTCTCCCTCTTCCTGCTGTTCTCCGGCCACTCGCACCCGGGCGGCGGGTTCGCCGGCGGGCTGGTGGCCGGTCAGGCATTCGTCCTCAGGTACCTGGTGGGAGGGAGAGCAGATCCGGGCACGGCGGCGCCGCTCGGCGCGGGCGCCCTGGCCGGCGGGGGACTCGTCCTCGCGTCCGCCGTCGGCGTGTTGCCGCTCCTGTTCGGCGGCCCGCCGCTGGCCGCCACTGTCGTGACGGCGCGTCTGCCGGTGTTCGGAAAGGTCGAGTTCGCTACGAGCCTCTTCTTCGACATGGGCGTCTACCTGCTGGTGGTCGGAGTCACGCTCACCCTGCTGTCGGCCGCGGGCGTCGCCCTCGGGCGCTCCCGGGACACGGCGATGCCCGGCCGCGCGGCGGCACCGCACGGGCCGGCGCCGGACGGCTCCGGGGCGGGCGGGCCCGGCGGTTCCGAGAGGAGCGACGAGGCGTGA
- a CDS encoding potassium channel family protein: MEWLITAAGVLLVLVALRDLFHTLWHPTGRGSLSTAVMTGLWRLVRRFGADGTVAALAGPLAMIAVILMWALIIVAGWTLVYWPHIPDGFSYGPGLRPEERTDIVDGLYFSLVMVGTLGLGDIAPTDAWLRVAAPLEALIGFALLTAAVSWISQIYPALTRRRLLATRLSSLRTTGLPPPPGTTATAVLLQQLAEDVNHVRIDLTQHAETYYFHDGEPDTALAAMADYAADLAVQGQHSREAAVRMSAAMLGKALENLAATLGTYFLRTDGTPRQTFAAYAADHGYTPVRA, encoded by the coding sequence GTGGAGTGGCTGATCACGGCGGCAGGGGTGCTGCTGGTGCTGGTCGCCCTGCGCGATCTGTTCCACACCCTGTGGCACCCCACCGGCCGGGGCAGCCTGAGCACGGCGGTGATGACGGGGCTGTGGCGGCTGGTCCGCCGTTTCGGCGCCGACGGCACGGTCGCGGCCCTGGCCGGCCCGCTGGCGATGATCGCCGTGATCCTCATGTGGGCTCTGATCATCGTGGCCGGATGGACTCTCGTCTACTGGCCCCACATCCCCGACGGCTTCTCCTATGGTCCCGGCCTCCGGCCCGAGGAGCGCACCGACATCGTGGACGGCCTGTACTTCTCCCTGGTCATGGTCGGCACCCTCGGCCTGGGCGACATCGCCCCCACCGACGCGTGGCTCCGCGTCGCCGCCCCCTTGGAGGCCCTGATCGGCTTCGCCCTGCTGACGGCCGCCGTCTCCTGGATCAGCCAGATCTACCCCGCGCTGACCCGCCGGCGGCTGCTGGCCACGCGTCTGTCGTCGCTGCGCACCACGGGTCTCCCGCCTCCGCCCGGGACGACGGCCACCGCGGTTTTGCTCCAACAGCTCGCCGAGGACGTGAACCACGTCCGCATCGACCTGACCCAGCACGCCGAGACCTACTACTTCCACGACGGCGAACCCGACACGGCCCTGGCGGCGATGGCCGACTACGCCGCTGACCTCGCCGTCCAGGGACAGCACTCCCGAGAAGCAGCCGTGCGCATGAGCGCCGCCATGCTCGGCAAGGCCCTCGAGAACCTCGCCGCCACCCTGGGGACCTACTTCCTGCGGACAGACGGAACCCCCAGACAGACCTTCGCCGCCTACGCCGCGGACCACGGCTACACCCCGGTCAGGGCGTGA